The Collimonas sp. PA-H2 genome contains a region encoding:
- a CDS encoding helix-turn-helix transcriptional regulator, producing MDNEPDLSRLARTIGDPTRIQMLALLMEGRALTAKELAYGTEIKPATATSHLKQLLEDRLLEMTSQGRHKYFRLASPEVARLIESLMVFAPKRKRVGPATGNDAICTARFCYDHLAGKLGTRLTEALVARGLLNADDGLFALSASGEAWFKQFGINTDELQKSRRQFAYPCLDWSERRDHLAGALGATLAKRMIELGWLTRSKHSRVVAITAEGRSALTAEFDITLDQA from the coding sequence ATGGACAACGAACCCGACCTCAGCCGACTGGCCCGCACCATAGGCGACCCTACCCGCATTCAGATGCTGGCGCTGCTGATGGAGGGGCGCGCCCTGACCGCCAAGGAGCTGGCCTACGGCACCGAGATCAAGCCGGCGACCGCCACCAGCCACCTGAAGCAGCTGCTGGAAGACCGCCTGCTGGAAATGACCAGCCAGGGCCGGCACAAGTATTTTCGGCTGGCGTCGCCGGAAGTGGCGCGCCTGATTGAATCGCTGATGGTGTTCGCGCCGAAACGCAAGCGGGTTGGCCCGGCCACCGGCAACGATGCGATCTGCACCGCGCGTTTTTGCTACGACCACCTGGCCGGCAAGCTGGGCACCCGCCTGACCGAAGCGCTGGTCGCGCGCGGCTTGCTGAATGCCGATGACGGCCTGTTTGCGCTGTCGGCATCAGGCGAAGCCTGGTTCAAGCAGTTCGGCATCAACACCGATGAGTTGCAAAAGAGCCGGCGCCAGTTCGCCTATCCTTGCCTGGACTGGAGCGAACGCCGCGATCATCTGGCCGGCGCTTTGGGAGCGACGCTGGCCAAGCGCATGATTGAACTGGGCTGGCTGACGCGCAGCAAGCATTCGCGCGTGGTCGCCATCACCGCCGAGGGCCGCAGCGCATTGACGGCGGAATTCGACATCACTCTGGACCAGGCCTAG
- a CDS encoding MFS transporter has product MPIVANETTAAVRWTIAASSFAFIIVQLDVTIVNVALPQIGADLGARVSALQWVVDAYTLGFAVFLLSAGALGDKFGSKRLFLAGFLLFALASMACGLAPNAGFLNLARAVQGIGAALLVPSSLAILNHACAHDKKLLAKAIGLWTAAGGVSIAAGPVIGGLLLATAGWRSIFLVNLPICALGFLLTLRVVPAIAASSHARSFDPFGQLLAVIALTGLVGAVIEFHPLGMQHPLVIAGFCIALVAGAAFIMVERKVPHPMLPLNFFHQTSFTAAVLFGVLVNFSYYGVIFVISFYLQKVQNYSVLQAGLAFLPLTGTFIFSNLVSGWLIGKGGIRLPMVLGGLIGASGYGLLGSIGVAEHASFLHMLPGFVLIPAGMGLAVPAMTTSILSSVEKSRAGTASAVLNTARQVGGAVGVAVFGALVSDGAAGDMSSGVRIALATATVLLLIAAGLGYLVKPKTSAQ; this is encoded by the coding sequence ATGCCCATCGTTGCGAATGAAACAACTGCCGCTGTCAGGTGGACGATTGCCGCCAGCAGCTTCGCCTTCATCATCGTTCAGCTCGACGTCACCATCGTCAACGTCGCCTTGCCGCAGATCGGCGCCGATCTGGGCGCGCGCGTATCGGCCCTGCAATGGGTGGTCGATGCTTACACGCTGGGATTCGCGGTATTTCTCCTGTCGGCTGGCGCACTGGGCGACAAGTTCGGTTCCAAGCGCCTGTTTTTAGCTGGATTTCTATTGTTTGCGCTGGCTTCCATGGCCTGCGGACTGGCGCCGAACGCCGGCTTCCTGAATCTCGCCAGGGCAGTGCAGGGCATAGGCGCAGCCTTGCTGGTGCCAAGTTCCCTGGCGATCCTGAATCACGCCTGCGCCCATGACAAAAAGCTGCTCGCCAAAGCCATCGGCCTCTGGACCGCCGCCGGCGGGGTTTCTATCGCTGCCGGCCCGGTAATCGGCGGCCTGCTGCTGGCGACCGCCGGTTGGCGCAGCATCTTCCTGGTCAATCTGCCGATCTGCGCGCTCGGCTTTTTGCTGACCCTGCGTGTGGTGCCGGCGATCGCCGCCAGCTCGCATGCGCGTTCCTTCGATCCGTTCGGGCAGCTACTGGCGGTCATCGCGCTGACCGGGCTGGTCGGTGCGGTGATTGAATTCCATCCGCTGGGCATGCAGCATCCTCTGGTGATCGCCGGCTTCTGCATCGCCCTGGTCGCCGGCGCCGCCTTCATCATGGTCGAGCGCAAAGTGCCGCATCCCATGCTGCCGCTGAATTTTTTCCACCAGACCAGCTTTACCGCGGCAGTGCTGTTCGGCGTGCTGGTGAATTTTTCCTATTACGGCGTGATCTTCGTCATCAGCTTTTATCTGCAGAAGGTGCAGAACTACAGCGTGCTGCAAGCCGGGTTGGCATTCCTGCCCCTGACCGGCACCTTCATATTCTCGAACCTGGTCAGCGGCTGGCTGATCGGCAAGGGCGGCATTCGCCTGCCGATGGTGCTGGGCGGCCTGATCGGCGCCTCAGGCTATGGCTTGTTAGGCAGCATCGGCGTCGCCGAGCACGCCAGCTTCCTGCACATGCTGCCCGGCTTCGTACTGATCCCGGCCGGGATGGGGCTGGCGGTGCCGGCCATGACCACGTCGATCCTGTCGAGCGTGGAGAAGAGCAGGGCCGGCACCGCTTCGGCGGTATTGAATACCGCAAGGCAGGTCGGCGGTGCGGTCGGCGTCGCGGTATTCGGCGCACTGGTGAGCGATGGCGCGGCCGGCGACATGAGCAGCGGCGTCAGGATCGCTCTGGCGACAGCGACTGTGCTGTTGTTGATTGCGGCAGGGCTAGGTTACCTGGTCAAGCCGAAAACCTCAGCGCAGTAA
- a CDS encoding molybdopterin-dependent oxidoreductase — MKKRQFISTAAASIAGAFGVSALPVFAAAGTASDVKSSGPAVLTIAGAIERSNRGPVDAVIDQMLHKQNVQFKRAFAFDLAALDKLPAATIKPTLEYDGKQHQLRGPRLTAVLDMLGASKAADTQIVFHSVDGYMPQLSFAQLRKYDYILATQIDGMPLSIGGFGPIFAIYDADRIPELAQKPLAQRFALCPWGLYCIEVVTGK, encoded by the coding sequence ATGAAGAAACGCCAGTTCATATCAACCGCTGCCGCCTCCATTGCGGGGGCTTTTGGAGTGTCTGCGCTACCGGTATTCGCGGCTGCCGGCACGGCATCGGATGTCAAATCCTCCGGCCCGGCCGTGCTGACCATCGCCGGCGCCATCGAGCGCAGCAACCGCGGCCCGGTCGATGCGGTGATCGACCAGATGCTGCACAAGCAGAACGTGCAATTCAAGCGCGCCTTCGCCTTTGACCTGGCCGCGCTCGACAAGCTGCCCGCGGCGACCATCAAGCCGACGCTGGAATACGACGGCAAGCAGCACCAGCTGCGCGGCCCGCGCTTGACCGCGGTGCTGGACATGCTCGGCGCCAGCAAGGCGGCGGATACCCAGATCGTGTTCCATTCGGTCGACGGCTATATGCCGCAGCTCAGCTTTGCGCAGCTACGGAAATATGACTACATCCTGGCCACGCAGATTGACGGCATGCCGCTGTCGATAGGCGGTTTTGGCCCCATCTTCGCCATTTATGACGCCGACCGCATTCCGGAACTGGCGCAAAAGCCGCTGGCTCAGCGGTTTGCGCTGTGTCCTTGGGGTTTGTACTGCATTGAGGTTGTAACTGGTAAGTAA
- a CDS encoding methyltransferase domain-containing protein — protein MSGISCGIFNDLYLRLAEKIAPKTLLDIGAGQGKYAELTRQAGIQPHMTAMEVVPDYVERFGLREKYDEVLIMDAAQMVIDSSCRNRLYDIVTIGDCIEHIPKSQALDLLNFLAYRSAYTIVIAPEFLYYDVSGMEHSEAHISVWSEYDFQWHARWAFMRSEFMQIFILRGYQPHPVSLEELVGNINTKPVFVHKQDGNVHKAAHLELRVRARAELVDGAPYTFRNA, from the coding sequence ATGTCTGGAATCTCCTGTGGGATATTCAATGATTTGTATCTCAGGCTGGCTGAAAAAATCGCACCTAAGACCCTGCTGGACATCGGCGCGGGACAGGGGAAATACGCTGAGTTGACACGACAGGCAGGCATCCAGCCGCATATGACCGCCATGGAAGTTGTGCCCGATTACGTTGAGCGTTTCGGATTGCGCGAAAAATACGACGAAGTCTTGATTATGGATGCCGCGCAGATGGTGATCGACAGCTCGTGCAGAAATCGTTTGTACGACATCGTAACGATCGGCGACTGCATCGAGCATATTCCCAAATCGCAGGCGCTCGACCTGCTGAATTTCCTGGCTTACCGTAGCGCCTACACCATCGTGATCGCCCCGGAATTTCTGTACTACGATGTCAGCGGGATGGAGCATTCGGAAGCGCATATCTCGGTATGGTCCGAGTACGATTTCCAGTGGCACGCCCGCTGGGCGTTCATGCGCAGTGAATTCATGCAGATTTTCATATTGCGTGGTTATCAGCCTCATCCGGTATCGCTGGAGGAGCTGGTTGGAAATATCAATACCAAACCGGTTTTCGTACACAAACAAGATGGCAACGTGCATAAGGCCGCCCACCTTGAACTGCGGGTGCGGGCACGCGCCGAGCTGGTCGACGGGGCGCCATATACCTTCAGGAATGCTTGA
- a CDS encoding FkbM family methyltransferase, producing MNPSPVSFHSILLTAAGDEILENHRAYCRLHGYAHATHAIASPDNGARTLLLYKYSLIRKILTSAPADTTLIFADESAAVYMPLPIQEVIGDAAQWFAQCEFHDHPEACFFVMKSGPQALRLVDGVLDQMRNIPDKGADRWNHSELAGISAQPYDQPVGAVNRPILLFTPFGHHLPELSAFVLSFNPSAHQNTHDARVVAIFVRYLNEVRARNGVLFDDIDTDLSVKPAHEIVNPGKAVALVTCYTPNIAPYALISERNITAYCLRHGYSHYIYRDLPQDMGKQVSGNWIKAALLLRHFDEHEQVIWVDADILIHDLARPLAAITQGKPVTLARDVSGHAFNSGFMVFGNTPACRAYLERVQSLIDAVPDKSGVYASGGDQRFFISAWEEAGGAAAMPLSDCVSFNSHPALYDADSFMLHYMGYPDRLRAVVMRNDARRAAQRTVAVPASGEQSVFIQTEGRHGRFFVNRNDTHVGRSLQTYGEWSEPEVALFQQIIRAGDVVIEAGANLGSHTICLSRLVGDGGSVIAFEPARHTFQLLCANLVANGCINVMAMQKAVGAESGEVEFPLLDPRQGWNFGGASLKWPWADKTERIPCTTVDALELERLDFIKADVEGYELELLAGAGASILRHRPMVYVEINNTEVRNQAVDKFEKLDYSCWYYITPLHSPDNWHGHEHDILKGYSFDMVCVPNERFEVSGMLRAGIDDDVVKYPEGQIQWITSDWRLARISRR from the coding sequence ATGAATCCAAGCCCCGTTTCCTTTCATTCGATCCTGCTTACCGCCGCTGGCGATGAAATCCTGGAAAACCATCGCGCCTATTGCCGGCTGCATGGCTACGCTCATGCCACGCACGCGATCGCCAGCCCGGACAATGGCGCTCGTACGCTGCTGCTTTACAAGTACAGTCTGATTCGAAAAATCCTGACCTCGGCGCCAGCGGACACGACCCTGATTTTTGCCGATGAATCGGCGGCCGTTTACATGCCGCTGCCGATCCAGGAAGTGATCGGCGATGCAGCACAGTGGTTCGCACAGTGCGAATTCCATGATCACCCCGAGGCCTGCTTTTTCGTCATGAAATCCGGCCCGCAGGCGCTGCGCCTGGTCGACGGCGTCCTGGATCAGATGCGCAACATCCCGGACAAGGGGGCGGACCGCTGGAATCATTCTGAACTCGCAGGCATCTCGGCCCAGCCTTACGATCAGCCTGTCGGCGCCGTCAATCGGCCCATCCTGCTGTTCACGCCATTCGGCCATCACTTGCCGGAGCTGTCCGCCTTTGTACTTTCATTCAATCCTAGCGCTCATCAAAACACGCATGATGCCCGGGTGGTCGCGATATTCGTGCGCTATCTCAACGAAGTGCGCGCGCGTAATGGCGTACTCTTCGACGATATTGACACCGACCTTTCGGTGAAACCGGCGCATGAAATCGTCAATCCGGGGAAAGCCGTTGCGCTGGTGACATGCTATACGCCGAATATTGCTCCATACGCCCTCATTTCGGAGCGCAACATCACGGCATATTGCCTGCGTCATGGTTATTCTCACTATATCTATAGGGATCTGCCGCAGGATATGGGGAAGCAAGTCAGCGGCAACTGGATCAAGGCGGCCTTGCTGCTGCGCCATTTCGACGAACACGAGCAGGTGATCTGGGTCGATGCGGACATCCTGATACACGACCTGGCGCGACCGCTGGCGGCTATCACGCAAGGCAAGCCGGTGACGCTGGCGCGCGATGTCTCCGGCCATGCTTTCAATAGCGGCTTCATGGTATTCGGCAATACGCCGGCCTGCCGCGCCTACCTGGAGCGGGTGCAGTCATTGATAGACGCCGTGCCTGACAAGAGCGGCGTCTATGCGTCGGGCGGCGATCAGCGTTTTTTCATCTCGGCGTGGGAAGAAGCAGGCGGGGCGGCGGCCATGCCGCTGTCGGACTGCGTGTCCTTCAATTCGCATCCCGCGCTCTACGATGCCGACAGTTTCATGCTGCATTACATGGGCTACCCCGACCGCTTGCGGGCAGTGGTGATGCGCAACGATGCCCGGCGCGCCGCGCAGCGCACAGTCGCCGTGCCGGCATCGGGCGAGCAATCCGTCTTCATCCAGACGGAAGGACGGCATGGACGCTTTTTCGTCAACCGCAACGATACGCATGTGGGGCGCAGCCTGCAGACCTATGGCGAATGGTCGGAGCCGGAGGTTGCGCTGTTCCAGCAAATTATCAGAGCGGGAGACGTCGTGATTGAGGCCGGCGCCAACCTCGGCTCGCATACGATTTGCCTTTCCAGGCTGGTCGGCGACGGCGGCAGCGTCATTGCTTTCGAGCCGGCGCGCCATACTTTTCAGTTGCTGTGCGCCAACCTGGTCGCCAATGGCTGCATCAACGTCATGGCTATGCAGAAAGCCGTCGGCGCTGAAAGTGGCGAGGTCGAGTTTCCGCTGCTGGATCCACGCCAGGGATGGAATTTTGGCGGCGCCTCGCTGAAATGGCCGTGGGCAGATAAAACGGAGCGTATACCTTGCACGACAGTGGATGCGCTAGAGCTGGAGCGGCTCGATTTCATCAAGGCCGACGTCGAAGGCTACGAACTTGAACTGCTGGCCGGCGCCGGCGCATCCATCTTGCGCCACCGCCCGATGGTGTACGTGGAGATCAACAATACCGAGGTGCGGAATCAAGCCGTCGACAAGTTCGAGAAACTGGATTACTCCTGCTGGTATTACATCACGCCTCTCCACAGCCCCGACAATTGGCATGGACATGAGCACGATATATTGAAGGGTTACTCATTCGATATGGTTTGTGTGCCGAATGAACGGTTCGAAGTGAGCGGCATGCTGCGCGCCGGCATCGATGACGATGTCGTGAAATATCCGGAGGGACAGATTCAATGGATAACGTCTGACTGGCGGCTGGCTCGTATTTCCCGCCGATAG